In Bacillus sp. Cs-700, one genomic interval encodes:
- a CDS encoding YqiA/YcfP family alpha/beta fold hydrolase, with the protein MGKSIIDRAALIISQDTYKDSLGQVEISIDGQTLQKWKTIDTIEDLETGLKGYVLQNPKTDEIVISFRGTEMPESVTTKVETKYVGSPSQDAMLATGEASIENGNLVYEKNKISKAEFAESNKDIKEDLEGIVLGNSNYTKKRYGTTAYLGTPSQDASLASGRAELDSKAGTISYIHKNQFTEAEEKVDHYVDKYGAKNITFVGHSLGGGLAQYFAVNHDSNAVTFAAADIYSLLTPEQKQNAINGEYKDNVISYTYPDDVVGTYYEKSVGSVYYMNDPDQAGMPGVAMHGINNYLDPSLYDDEGYFVPQVLFDEKLQSKLTLSPLALKNSGVSDFHIQIQEALMEMYVQEMKQSEEQIEATKQALLEFLDVYMNTMRDMKSKYINSVGSGQFDKLNASDVESYFHEFTKAPVDGVPMLFDIQMFDSLMASLGDTHQDTADIAYNMERMSQDLMRADQYLAQWLRYES; encoded by the coding sequence GTGGGCAAATCTATAATAGACAGAGCTGCATTAATTATCTCGCAAGATACATATAAAGATAGTTTAGGACAAGTAGAAATAAGTATTGATGGTCAAACTCTACAAAAATGGAAAACAATTGATACAATTGAAGATTTAGAAACTGGACTAAAAGGTTATGTTTTGCAAAATCCAAAAACTGATGAAATAGTAATTAGCTTTCGCGGTACAGAAATGCCAGAATCAGTAACAACTAAAGTTGAAACTAAGTATGTCGGTTCCCCTTCCCAAGACGCGATGTTAGCGACCGGTGAAGCAAGTATCGAAAATGGAAATCTCGTATATGAGAAAAATAAGATCAGTAAAGCTGAATTTGCTGAATCAAATAAAGATATCAAAGAAGACCTAGAAGGCATCGTTTTAGGCAATTCCAATTATACCAAAAAGAGGTATGGGACAACAGCCTATTTAGGAACCCCTTCTCAGGATGCGAGTCTAGCAAGTGGTCGAGCTGAACTAGATTCAAAAGCTGGCACCATTTCATATATACATAAGAATCAATTTACTGAAGCGGAAGAAAAAGTGGATCACTATGTTGATAAGTATGGAGCCAAAAACATTACCTTTGTTGGTCACTCACTTGGTGGCGGATTAGCGCAGTATTTTGCGGTCAATCACGATTCGAATGCCGTCACATTTGCAGCTGCAGATATTTATTCACTATTAACCCCTGAGCAAAAGCAAAACGCCATTAATGGGGAGTACAAAGATAATGTCATCAGCTATACCTATCCTGATGACGTGGTAGGTACCTATTATGAGAAATCGGTTGGCTCCGTTTATTATATGAATGATCCAGACCAAGCGGGTATGCCTGGTGTAGCCATGCATGGGATTAACAATTACTTAGATCCAAGTTTATATGACGATGAAGGTTACTTTGTCCCACAGGTACTATTTGACGAAAAATTACAAAGCAAACTCACCCTATCCCCACTCGCCCTAAAAAACAGCGGTGTCTCTGACTTCCATATCCAAATCCAAGAAGCCTTAATGGAAATGTACGTGCAAGAAATGAAGCAGAGCGAGGAGCAAATTGAAGCAACGAAACAGGCGTTGCTCGAATTCCTTGATGTGTACATGAACACGATGCGCGACATGAAAAGCAAATACATCAATTCGGTAGGAAGCGGGCAATTTGATAAGTTAAATGCATCAGACGTGGAGAGCTACTTTCACGAGTTTACGAAAGCGCCAGTTGACGGGGTGCCGATGTTATTTGATATCCAGATGTTCGATAGCTTAATGGCTTCACTTGGTGATACGCATCAGGATACAGCGGATATCGCTTATAACATGGAACGAATGAGTCAAGACTTGATGCGAGCCGATCAATATCTTGCGCAGTGGCTACGATACGAATCTTAA